One window from the genome of Kaistella carnis encodes:
- a CDS encoding DegT/DnrJ/EryC1/StrS family aminotransferase, with protein sequence MIKFLDLQKINLAHQQEIEEKLVQTFRSGWYLLGKEVKTFEEHLASYIGAKHAIGVANGLDALRLILRAYIEMGVMQKGDEIIVPANTYIASVLAISDNGLVPVLVEPDINTYNIDLSKIEEKITSRTKGVMIVHLYGRVVFSEDLRALAQKHQLKIIEDNAQAIGAEWNGVKTGNLGDAAGFSFYPGKNLGALGDAGAVTTNDEELAKTIRALANYGSNQKYVNIYQGLNSRLDEIQAAVLDVKLKYIDAENQRRREIAHRYLAEINNPKFILPENPADENEHVWHLFVIRTSERENLQNYLTENGVQTLIHYPIPPHKQKAYEDYNHLSFTITESIHDEVLSLPMSPVMNEDEVNRVIEVVNKH encoded by the coding sequence ATGATTAAATTCTTAGACCTCCAGAAAATCAATCTTGCCCATCAGCAGGAAATTGAAGAAAAACTCGTACAGACCTTCCGTTCAGGATGGTATCTTCTGGGCAAGGAAGTAAAAACTTTTGAAGAACATCTTGCTTCCTATATCGGAGCTAAGCACGCCATTGGTGTGGCCAACGGGCTGGATGCGTTGCGGCTCATTTTACGGGCTTATATTGAAATGGGGGTGATGCAGAAAGGGGATGAAATCATCGTTCCGGCCAACACGTATATCGCTTCTGTACTCGCTATTTCGGATAACGGCCTTGTTCCTGTTCTCGTAGAACCCGATATCAACACGTATAATATTGATCTTTCAAAAATTGAAGAAAAAATAACTTCCCGTACGAAAGGAGTGATGATTGTGCATCTGTACGGAAGGGTTGTCTTTTCAGAAGACCTGAGGGCACTGGCTCAAAAACATCAGCTGAAAATTATAGAAGACAACGCGCAGGCCATCGGTGCGGAATGGAATGGCGTGAAAACCGGAAATTTGGGCGACGCAGCCGGTTTCAGTTTTTATCCCGGGAAAAACCTTGGGGCTTTAGGCGACGCCGGAGCAGTAACCACCAATGATGAGGAACTTGCAAAAACCATACGTGCGCTGGCGAATTACGGTTCCAATCAAAAATATGTCAATATCTATCAGGGACTGAATTCCAGATTGGATGAAATACAGGCGGCAGTTTTAGATGTAAAACTGAAATATATTGATGCCGAGAATCAAAGAAGAAGAGAAATCGCCCATCGTTATTTGGCAGAAATAAACAATCCGAAATTCATCCTTCCTGAAAATCCTGCCGATGAAAATGAGCATGTTTGGCATTTATTTGTCATCAGAACTTCAGAGCGTGAAAATCTTCAGAATTACCTGACAGAAAATGGCGTACAAACCTTGATTCATTATCCAATTCCTCCTCATAAACAAAAGGCTTACGAAGATTATAATCACCTTAGTTTCACGATAACAGAATCTATCCACGATGAAGTTTTAAGCCTGCCAATGAGTCCGGTAATGAATGAGGATGAAGTAAATAGAGTTATTGAAGTTGTAAATAAGCATTAG
- a CDS encoding acyltransferase: MKFNNRNVFISDKAVIGENVKIGDNTCIYDHVVIEDNCIIGNDCIIGEPGNNYYFKDTYVNPKTVIGKNSLIRSHCIIYAGSEFGEGFSTGHRVTIRENSVFGKFCRLGTLSDIQGYVTFGDYCWLHSNVHIGQQSTIGNFVFIYPYVVFTNDPHPPSNICVGPTIGDFSQVAVGTVVLPGVKIGKHCLIGAQSLVGKDVDDYQLVAGNPGKLIKDVRDLKSRETGLSHYPWPYNFERGMPWENIGFDKWKIANGYEND; the protein is encoded by the coding sequence ATGAAATTTAATAATAGAAACGTTTTCATCAGCGATAAAGCTGTAATTGGGGAAAATGTAAAAATTGGCGACAATACTTGTATTTACGATCATGTTGTAATAGAAGATAATTGTATTATAGGAAATGACTGTATTATCGGTGAGCCTGGCAATAATTATTATTTTAAAGATACTTATGTTAATCCGAAGACAGTAATTGGAAAAAATTCGCTAATACGAAGTCACTGTATCATTTATGCAGGATCCGAATTCGGAGAAGGTTTTTCTACAGGGCATAGAGTGACCATTAGGGAAAATTCAGTATTTGGAAAATTTTGCCGGTTGGGTACATTAAGCGACATTCAGGGTTATGTGACATTTGGTGATTATTGCTGGTTGCACAGTAATGTTCACATAGGCCAACAATCAACTATCGGAAATTTTGTATTTATATACCCTTATGTAGTGTTTACTAATGATCCACATCCTCCTTCCAACATATGTGTAGGTCCCACTATTGGTGATTTTTCACAAGTAGCGGTAGGAACAGTTGTTTTACCAGGAGTAAAAATTGGCAAGCATTGTCTCATAGGAGCACAGTCTCTTGTGGGAAAGGATGTGGATGATTATCAATTAGTAGCCGGTAACCCCGGGAAACTAATTAAGGATGTAAGAGATTTAAAATCACGGGAGACTGGATTATCACATTACCCGTGGCCATACAACTTCGAAAGAGGTATGCCGTGGGAAAATATAGGTTTTGATAAATGGAAAATAGCAAACGGATACGAAAATGATTAA